A genome region from Methanobacterium aggregans includes the following:
- a CDS encoding symporter small accessory protein, with protein sequence MVLGIADPWIWSGYILCILATVLCVVYGILNWNKGDEEETT encoded by the coding sequence ATGGTTTTAGGGATTGCTGATCCGTGGATATGGAGTGGTTACATTCTTTGCATACTTGCAACTGTACTATGTGTAGTTTATGGTATATTGAACTGGAATAAGGGTGATGAAGAAGAAACCACCTGA
- a CDS encoding PRC-barrel domain-containing protein, with translation MRIIEEIIGKEVLDSSAVIIGKVKDVEVNIENRTIEAFILGKGGISESIGISKGETIVPYDMIKQIGDKILLKNGSEESEFDII, from the coding sequence ATGAGAATAATTGAAGAGATCATTGGAAAGGAAGTTCTGGATAGTTCTGCAGTCATAATTGGAAAGGTAAAGGATGTTGAAGTTAACATAGAAAACAGGACAATTGAAGCATTCATACTTGGAAAAGGAGGAATATCTGAAAGTATTGGAATTTCCAAGGGTGAGACAATAGTCCCATACGACATGATAAAACAGATAGGGGACAAAATACTCCTTAAAAATGGCTCTGAAGAGAGTGAATTTGATATAATCTAA
- a CDS encoding orotate phosphoribosyltransferase, which yields MVFLVEVTGICSICGRAGKMYTCSLCGAIVCGNCYDIENGICKPCKGRGKSIHKDTTNL from the coding sequence ATGGTGTTTCTTGTGGAGGTAACAGGCATCTGCAGCATATGTGGAAGGGCAGGTAAGATGTACACATGTTCCCTTTGCGGGGCAATAGTATGTGGTAACTGCTACGATATTGAAAATGGAATCTGTAAGCCATGCAAGGGAAGAGGTAAATCCATACACAAGGATACCACCAATTTATGA
- the pyrE gene encoding orotate phosphoribosyltransferase, translated as MKDKKQELITLLKENEVIKFGKFTLSSGKESDYYVDMKRAVTNPEILSKVAEIISEKIEGFGVDKVAGPALGAVPIATAVSLNAKMPLLMIRKEKKGYGTSKLIEGDLEEGDSIVVVEDVTTTGKSLLKAIDAIENNKGVIKRAFVVVDRSEGALQNFENKGIKLEPLLSIEDFNK; from the coding sequence ATGAAAGACAAAAAACAGGAATTAATAACTCTTTTAAAGGAAAATGAAGTCATAAAATTTGGAAAATTCACTCTTTCATCAGGTAAAGAGAGTGATTACTACGTGGACATGAAAAGAGCAGTTACAAACCCTGAGATACTCTCTAAAGTTGCTGAAATAATATCTGAAAAAATTGAGGGGTTTGGTGTGGATAAAGTAGCAGGTCCTGCCCTTGGAGCTGTACCCATTGCTACAGCGGTTTCATTAAATGCAAAAATGCCTTTACTAATGATAAGAAAGGAAAAAAAGGGATATGGTACTTCTAAATTGATTGAAGGTGACTTGGAAGAGGGAGATTCAATCGTCGTTGTTGAGGATGTGACCACAACAGGCAAATCCCTTTTAAAAGCAATTGATGCTATCGAAAATAACAAAGGCGTTATAAAACGGGCTTTTGTGGTGGTTGACCGCAGTGAAGGTGCTTTGCAGAACTTTGAAAATAAGGGAATAAAATTAGAGCCTCTTCTATCCATAGAAGATTTCAATAAATGA
- a CDS encoding MogA/MoaB family molybdenum cofactor biosynthesis protein, with translation MKSESMETHKKKAPKSVKAAVLTLSDSKYRDLQNYEDTDLSGRLIVDSIKKKNQLVGYEVIPDDAELLVSSVEGMIQDDHAEVIITTGGTGIGPRDITIETLKPLFEKELPGFGEIFRYESYKELGTGAIMSRATAGIYKNTVIVSMPGSPNAVKTGLKIIVPELGHLVKHLRE, from the coding sequence ATGAAAAGCGAAAGTATGGAAACTCACAAGAAAAAAGCACCAAAATCTGTTAAAGCTGCAGTTTTAACACTCAGCGATTCTAAGTACAGAGATCTGCAGAATTATGAAGACACAGATCTGTCTGGAAGACTCATAGTAGATTCAATCAAAAAGAAGAATCAGCTTGTTGGTTATGAGGTGATACCAGATGATGCAGAACTTCTTGTATCCTCAGTTGAAGGAATGATTCAAGATGATCATGCTGAAGTAATAATAACAACAGGTGGAACTGGTATAGGTCCTCGGGATATAACTATTGAAACTTTAAAACCCCTTTTTGAAAAGGAACTCCCAGGCTTCGGGGAAATATTCAGGTATGAATCCTATAAAGAGCTTGGAACCGGTGCAATTATGAGCCGAGCTACTGCAGGGATTTATAAAAACACCGTGATCGTTTCAATGCCAGGCTCTCCAAATGCAGTTAAAACCGGCTTAAAGATAATTGTACCGGAACTTGGACATCTTGTCAAACATTTAAGGGAATAA
- a CDS encoding ribonuclease VapC, giving the protein MKNKIFVLDASAIIGGFYSKKSANFTTPDVISEIKDLKSKILLQSAIEDGCIEIKDPDHDALKSLETVLNESGDILRLSEVDKNIVALAITLKDQGYEPTLVTDDYSMQNILKIIEIPYRSVLTRGIKDVIGWVKICKGCKKKYPPEYGMDECEICGSRIIRKRVKKS; this is encoded by the coding sequence ATGAAAAATAAGATATTTGTTCTGGATGCTTCGGCTATCATAGGTGGATTTTACTCAAAAAAATCGGCTAATTTCACAACCCCTGATGTTATATCTGAAATTAAAGATTTAAAGTCAAAAATATTGCTTCAATCTGCTATTGAAGATGGATGCATTGAAATCAAAGATCCAGATCATGATGCTCTTAAAAGCTTGGAAACAGTTTTAAATGAATCAGGAGATATTTTAAGGCTTTCTGAAGTTGATAAAAATATTGTGGCACTGGCAATTACCCTTAAAGATCAGGGATACGAGCCTACACTTGTAACGGATGATTACTCAATGCAGAATATTCTTAAAATCATTGAAATTCCTTATAGAAGTGTTTTAACCCGTGGAATAAAGGATGTGATTGGATGGGTAAAGATATGCAAGGGATGTAAAAAGAAATACCCTCCAGAGTATGGTATGGATGAATGTGAAATATGTGGCTCCAGAATCATCCGAAAAAGGGTTAAAAAGTCATGA
- a CDS encoding DUF2117 domain-containing protein has protein sequence MKIGVVVHGPQMLDSGYAEKIMDILGSYGEVRARLGGTMGRTAVIDAKLEKKIDITQKLLPSQSINKFLDEDVDIIFLLNYGKSSVTGHAFGYKVSKRAKTNYGSKYTSNIPLIQIERPGESDGSVVPWDPELSDLAVEIADALRLKTVTPESIKREMKDKTKCTLKTHEENTEVQRKVAGVSPDENIFLNGIVVGRSKSSDITLVAENGVLISIIGGQLKKHGVEKLGKVDLENAIVKTGLLRRSRVQPRVLKSDKSNPKLKVTYLDHAAEDVYSLKDSDIVVTVGDDTTLVAADILYRFNVPIIGITDGDLDRVVEEGFKTRGSMVVEVESGWDDIIGKKIFSKLFNGQKTIEIMDIENFKGEIIQIIRSTTTSYKIL, from the coding sequence ATGAAGATTGGAGTAGTAGTTCACGGACCTCAAATGCTGGATTCAGGATACGCAGAAAAAATAATGGATATTTTAGGGAGTTATGGGGAAGTAAGGGCCAGATTAGGTGGTACTATGGGTAGAACTGCTGTTATTGATGCCAAACTTGAGAAAAAGATAGACATCACCCAAAAACTTCTGCCAAGCCAGTCAATCAACAAGTTCCTTGATGAAGACGTTGATATCATATTCCTCCTGAACTATGGAAAATCCAGTGTAACAGGCCATGCATTTGGATACAAGGTTTCAAAAAGGGCTAAAACAAATTATGGTTCTAAATACACTTCTAATATTCCATTGATACAGATAGAAAGACCTGGGGAATCTGATGGGAGTGTTGTGCCATGGGATCCTGAGCTTTCAGATCTTGCAGTGGAAATAGCCGATGCATTACGCCTTAAAACTGTAACGCCGGAATCAATAAAGAGGGAGATGAAGGATAAAACTAAATGCACCCTAAAAACTCATGAAGAAAACACTGAAGTCCAGAGGAAGGTTGCAGGTGTTTCTCCAGATGAGAACATATTCCTCAATGGAATTGTTGTGGGCAGGTCAAAATCATCTGACATCACCCTAGTTGCTGAAAACGGTGTTTTAATCAGTATAATTGGTGGGCAGCTTAAAAAACACGGTGTTGAAAAGCTCGGCAAAGTTGACCTTGAAAACGCCATAGTCAAAACAGGACTCCTCCGACGATCCAGAGTACAACCTCGCGTATTAAAATCGGATAAAAGCAACCCTAAGCTTAAGGTTACCTACCTTGATCATGCTGCAGAGGATGTCTACAGTTTGAAGGATTCTGATATTGTTGTAACTGTTGGTGATGATACAACACTCGTTGCTGCAGATATACTCTACAGATTCAACGTTCCAATCATAGGCATCACAGATGGGGATCTGGACAGGGTTGTTGAGGAGGGATTCAAGACCCGGGGTTCCATGGTTGTTGAAGTTGAAAGTGGTTGGGATGATATTATTGGCAAAAAAATCTTTTCTAAACTTTTCAATGGCCAAAAAACCATAGAAATAATGGATATAGAAAATTTTAAGGGGGAAATAATACAGATAATACGCAGTACAACAACCTCCTACAAAATATTATGA
- a CDS encoding methanogenesis marker 2 protein, which yields MDLKSLVDSIRNFEGITRKNLIKDVTGPLNKTYNIAGRTVLGFGDDASAIDIGNNTLLLMAADGMWGKLMEADPWWTGYCSVLVNVNDIAAMGGIPMGMTNVLSMNNKNICKEIMEGINAGVEKFGVPMVGGHFHPDTPYNALDVSITGIVGRDDPITSCGAEVGDKVIFAIDLDGKKHPKFPLNWDTTTFKTPELVQAQIKVMNDIAKKHLVTAGRDISNPGAIGTLGMLLEASGAGARVELESIPRNETVPWDEWLKLYPGSGFVLTAREENVDEAIEMLEAVNITSNVAGEIIEDKKLHLTYDDQEEMVFDFTKDRIMGIKEKRS from the coding sequence TTGGATTTAAAATCTCTCGTTGATTCTATAAGAAATTTTGAAGGTATCACACGTAAGAATCTAATAAAGGATGTTACAGGACCTCTTAATAAAACCTACAACATAGCTGGAAGAACAGTTCTGGGTTTTGGGGATGATGCATCTGCAATAGATATTGGGAACAACACCCTGCTTTTAATGGCCGCAGATGGAATGTGGGGAAAACTCATGGAAGCAGACCCATGGTGGACTGGCTACTGTTCAGTGCTTGTCAATGTCAACGATATTGCAGCAATGGGCGGAATACCAATGGGAATGACAAACGTTCTTTCAATGAACAACAAAAACATATGCAAGGAAATAATGGAAGGAATAAATGCCGGTGTTGAAAAATTTGGAGTACCCATGGTTGGGGGACACTTCCATCCTGACACACCATACAATGCCCTTGATGTTTCAATAACGGGCATAGTGGGTCGTGATGATCCAATAACAAGCTGCGGAGCAGAAGTAGGTGACAAGGTCATATTTGCAATAGATCTGGACGGTAAAAAACACCCAAAGTTCCCACTGAACTGGGACACGACCACCTTCAAAACACCGGAGCTAGTACAGGCACAGATAAAGGTTATGAACGATATTGCTAAAAAGCACCTTGTAACTGCAGGAAGAGATATAAGTAATCCTGGAGCTATTGGAACCCTTGGAATGCTCCTTGAAGCATCAGGTGCAGGTGCAAGGGTTGAACTTGAAAGCATCCCAAGAAATGAGACAGTGCCCTGGGATGAATGGCTCAAACTTTACCCTGGATCCGGCTTTGTACTAACAGCCCGGGAAGAAAATGTTGATGAAGCCATTGAAATGCTTGAAGCTGTGAACATCACTTCAAATGTTGCAGGTGAGATTATTGAAGATAAAAAGCTTCATTTAACTTACGATGATCAAGAAGAGATGGTTTTTGATTTCACTAAGGACAGGATAATGGGGATCAAGGAAAAAAGGTCTTAA
- the mmp3 gene encoding methyl-coenzyme M reductase-associated protein Mmp3, translating to MLVKVNGEDLELPEGSTVKDAIDSSGAPYIEGCVLGVIKGKEEIERHVNKYSIKTSRGSIIIELLPEGSKSLVNSWKKYYKEFGNLRIRWTTSNEVSLGPVKTDLKPSREEYRYNRWDVILSLSGFTADSTHIIFSKTKHDAVYGAPEENKGVFARVVGGKKTIMELTDDDRVMEVKPVLERESTVKSATITDLNTPLSDGNEVFTYVLIKPTEKSPESVEHLFAVLEKEKLTVDYESDSFVGFYGLQGLERNPEYVDQRRRGTVTLRNRGAGVGRIYVYREDRVSTPAHTVVGKVQRGMQLIDMVNYGDYIALKTDVDRIMTLSMTQGDAEEFLASNGVEQVREGLTDDDALIVGQDPLFTMDIMGQKKVKTFAVPKENIIQMEFDEKAPRSSWYFKKITGLLDSPVGSLKVHFAFPGMKVMMFEGDSKQSKGLIPENVPRDCVKAGQIGLTNMSRRHIGILGVRFEDNDEFGPTGEPFGGTNIVGNILKGMENLEKVKDGETVYVTTKKL from the coding sequence ATGCTTGTAAAGGTCAATGGGGAAGATTTAGAACTTCCTGAGGGGTCAACAGTAAAGGATGCAATAGACTCTTCAGGCGCACCCTACATTGAAGGCTGTGTGCTTGGAGTCATAAAGGGCAAGGAAGAAATTGAAAGACACGTGAATAAGTACAGCATCAAAACAAGTAGGGGAAGCATAATAATCGAACTCCTACCTGAAGGTTCCAAAAGCCTTGTAAACTCATGGAAAAAGTATTACAAAGAATTTGGAAACCTCAGGATAAGATGGACAACATCAAACGAGGTTTCACTTGGCCCTGTAAAAACGGATCTCAAACCCAGCAGGGAAGAATACAGGTACAATAGATGGGATGTTATTTTAAGCCTTTCAGGATTCACTGCAGATTCCACCCACATAATATTCAGCAAAACAAAGCATGATGCAGTTTATGGAGCTCCTGAAGAGAATAAAGGAGTTTTTGCAAGGGTTGTTGGTGGTAAAAAAACCATAATGGAACTCACAGATGATGACAGGGTTATGGAAGTTAAACCCGTGCTTGAAAGGGAGAGCACAGTGAAGAGTGCAACCATCACAGACCTGAACACACCCCTATCAGATGGAAACGAAGTATTCACCTACGTACTCATAAAACCAACAGAAAAATCTCCAGAATCAGTAGAACACCTTTTTGCAGTCTTAGAGAAGGAAAAACTCACTGTGGATTATGAATCTGATTCATTCGTGGGATTCTATGGTTTACAGGGTCTTGAAAGAAATCCTGAATATGTGGATCAGAGAAGAAGGGGAACAGTAACCCTCAGAAACAGGGGTGCTGGTGTGGGACGTATCTATGTTTACAGGGAGGACAGGGTTTCAACCCCGGCCCACACAGTTGTTGGCAAGGTTCAAAGGGGAATGCAGTTAATTGACATGGTGAATTATGGAGATTACATTGCCTTAAAAACAGATGTTGATAGAATAATGACACTCTCCATGACTCAGGGTGATGCAGAAGAATTTTTAGCATCAAATGGGGTGGAACAGGTGCGTGAAGGACTTACTGATGATGATGCCCTAATTGTGGGTCAGGATCCCCTGTTCACCATGGACATAATGGGTCAGAAGAAAGTTAAAACCTTCGCAGTTCCAAAAGAGAACATAATACAAATGGAATTTGATGAGAAAGCCCCAAGATCCTCATGGTACTTCAAGAAGATCACAGGCCTTCTGGATTCACCAGTGGGATCCCTTAAGGTTCACTTTGCCTTCCCTGGAATGAAGGTGATGATGTTCGAGGGAGACAGCAAACAATCCAAGGGACTCATACCTGAAAACGTTCCAAGGGACTGTGTTAAGGCAGGACAGATAGGTCTGACCAATATGTCAAGACGCCACATTGGAATCTTGGGGGTTCGATTTGAGGACAACGATGAATTTGGACCTACAGGAGAACCCTTTGGAGGAACAAATATTGTGGGGAATATTTTAAAGGGAATGGAAAATCTTGAAAAAGTTAAGGATGGAGAGACTGTTTATGTCACAACAAAAAAACTCTGA
- a CDS encoding methanogenesis marker 6 protein, translating to MIILGPSASISQTELVGKLHMMELPLTIKSTCYGAIVNGEEKYVKQAVEKIRKLDYCNIFTKDRGFPPGDPRRCRAKRGAAREGYHQLEKEFELLDFVSEALKNPEKVCIEKPKKVPVELFKKVCRECEK from the coding sequence ATGATTATACTGGGGCCATCTGCAAGCATAAGCCAAACAGAACTTGTTGGAAAACTACACATGATGGAACTTCCCCTGACCATAAAATCAACCTGCTACGGGGCCATTGTTAACGGTGAAGAAAAGTACGTTAAGCAGGCAGTTGAAAAGATAAGAAAACTAGACTACTGCAACATATTCACCAAAGACAGGGGATTTCCACCAGGAGACCCTAGAAGATGCAGGGCTAAAAGGGGTGCTGCAAGGGAAGGATACCATCAGCTTGAAAAGGAATTTGAACTCCTCGACTTTGTAAGTGAGGCCCTTAAAAATCCTGAAAAGGTTTGTATAGAAAAACCCAAGAAGGTACCTGTTGAACTATTCAAAAAAGTTTGTAGGGAGTGTGAAAAATGA
- a CDS encoding DUF2111 domain-containing protein: protein MKITASSTAGEITPLALAIHEIASGLPVTMRTKNVPGVRIEDGEVIDDNYTGPILEKVLVDGKKSRETPKTGPYTGMPVLVVPLKEEGEVICVIGVVDITKGIYSDIMHITRRPGEIKPEMSKGEFY from the coding sequence ATGAAAATAACAGCATCATCAACTGCAGGGGAAATAACACCCCTAGCACTGGCAATCCATGAGATCGCAAGCGGGCTTCCAGTAACCATGCGAACAAAAAATGTTCCAGGTGTTCGTATAGAAGATGGTGAAGTTATTGATGACAACTACACAGGCCCCATACTTGAAAAAGTTTTGGTGGATGGAAAAAAATCCCGAGAAACACCTAAAACAGGCCCTTACACAGGCATGCCTGTACTGGTTGTTCCTTTAAAGGAAGAAGGAGAAGTTATCTGTGTAATAGGTGTTGTTGATATAACAAAAGGAATTTACAGTGATATAATGCATATAACCAGAAGACCTGGAGAGATAAAACCAGAAATGTCCAAGGGGGAGTTCTATTGA
- a CDS encoding methanogenesis marker 5 protein: MKIAVFPPNSLILADLVERKGHEALVLQKEIRKKVTDVEIDSPPLNITEEEPIKGLKYAAIEVPSGVRGRMAIFGPLIDEAEAAIIMEDAPFGFGCIGCARTNELSMFCLRKRGIPTLELKYPKSREETIEVVNKINTFLDGLEEENG; encoded by the coding sequence TTGAAAATAGCAGTATTTCCACCTAACTCACTTATATTAGCAGACCTCGTTGAGAGAAAGGGACATGAAGCCCTAGTACTGCAGAAGGAAATAAGGAAAAAGGTAACGGATGTTGAAATAGATTCACCACCCCTGAACATAACAGAGGAAGAACCTATAAAGGGTCTTAAATACGCAGCCATAGAAGTGCCCTCTGGTGTCAGGGGAAGAATGGCAATATTCGGGCCGTTGATAGATGAAGCAGAGGCAGCCATAATAATGGAAGATGCACCCTTTGGATTTGGATGCATAGGATGTGCAAGAACCAACGAACTATCAATGTTCTGCCTCAGAAAACGGGGAATACCAACCCTGGAACTCAAATATCCAAAATCAAGGGAAGAAACAATAGAAGTTGTTAACAAGATAAACACATTTTTAGACGGGCTGGAGGAAGAAAATGGTTAA
- a CDS encoding methanogenesis marker 15 protein yields the protein MVKIAQISCGTDYSGVQKEIEKAAATFGSEIIIPEADLDYIDEAYEKFGFNAASSGIRLMIARAMSIVEGKTDADAVFIATCFRCAEGALVRNELRRFIQQNTHLPVVTYSFTERTKADELFIRMEALSTIVARKSLLAREKQEGLTIGIDSGSTTTKVVLMENNKIIGTGWLPTGDVIETANTGMDQAFEGTGYKLEDVDGVGVTGYGRLTIGHHMNAALIQEELSVNAKGAVFLAGHQRGEATVLDIGGMDNKVITVNDGIPDNFTMGGICAGASGRFLEMTARRLGVDITELGPLALKGNHMKAQLNSYCIVFGIQDLVTSLAAGGRKEDVASAACFSVAEQVYEQQLQEIDVREPLIQVGGTSLIGGLVDAVSTILGGIDVIVPEYSQYIGAVGAALLVSGLTKK from the coding sequence ATGGTTAAGATAGCTCAGATATCCTGTGGAACAGACTACAGTGGTGTTCAAAAAGAAATAGAAAAGGCAGCTGCAACTTTCGGATCCGAGATAATCATTCCAGAGGCTGATCTTGACTACATAGATGAGGCCTATGAAAAATTTGGATTCAACGCTGCAAGCTCAGGAATAAGACTGATGATAGCAAGGGCAATGTCCATAGTAGAGGGAAAAACAGATGCAGATGCAGTTTTCATAGCAACCTGCTTCAGATGTGCAGAGGGAGCCCTTGTAAGAAATGAGCTCAGACGTTTCATACAGCAGAACACACATCTACCAGTTGTAACCTACTCATTCACAGAGAGAACCAAGGCAGACGAACTCTTCATAAGAATGGAAGCCCTTTCAACCATAGTTGCAAGAAAGAGTTTGCTTGCACGTGAAAAACAGGAAGGTCTTACCATAGGTATAGATTCAGGTTCAACCACAACCAAAGTTGTGCTCATGGAGAACAACAAGATAATAGGAACAGGCTGGCTCCCAACAGGGGATGTTATTGAAACAGCCAACACTGGAATGGATCAGGCCTTTGAAGGTACAGGGTACAAACTGGAGGATGTTGATGGGGTTGGAGTAACAGGTTATGGAAGATTAACCATAGGACACCACATGAATGCAGCACTCATTCAGGAAGAGCTCAGTGTCAATGCAAAGGGTGCTGTGTTCCTTGCAGGTCATCAGAGGGGAGAAGCCACTGTACTGGACATAGGGGGTATGGACAACAAGGTCATAACAGTCAACGACGGCATACCTGACAACTTCACAATGGGGGGAATATGTGCAGGTGCATCTGGAAGATTCCTTGAAATGACAGCCAGAAGATTGGGTGTTGACATAACCGAGCTTGGACCCCTTGCACTCAAGGGAAACCATATGAAAGCTCAGCTCAACAGTTACTGTATAGTTTTCGGTATACAGGACCTTGTAACTTCACTTGCAGCAGGAGGCCGTAAAGAGGATGTTGCATCAGCAGCATGTTTCTCAGTTGCAGAGCAGGTCTATGAACAGCAGCTCCAGGAGATAGATGTCAGGGAACCGCTCATCCAGGTGGGGGGAACTTCACTCATAGGCGGGCTTGTTGATGCTGTGAGCACCATACTTGGAGGGATAGATGTTATCGTCCCGGAATACTCCCAGTACATTGGGGCTGTAGGTGCAGCACTTCTGGTATCTGGTTTAACCAAGAAATGA
- a CDS encoding methanogenesis marker 17 protein, with protein MKVECYDENGAEVYEMIARHILQEVQVSRAVKDLNIYVDPREPVFIIVVRFEKAANPILLEDFADHELDSKANELFIRIRDETYLPDLLKKLWEIEGRNKVHQPSRFEVIIDDPKSDFKEMIVRDPQEDMKKKVYDAMFRIIPEGFRVIEHKNDGDILAMTCSDSLIKKEWLDKTDEMIEEMKE; from the coding sequence ATGAAGGTTGAATGCTACGATGAAAATGGGGCAGAAGTCTACGAGATGATCGCAAGACACATACTCCAGGAAGTACAGGTTTCCCGTGCTGTGAAGGATTTAAACATCTACGTTGATCCAAGGGAACCAGTTTTTATAATAGTTGTGAGATTTGAAAAGGCAGCAAACCCCATTCTTCTTGAAGACTTTGCAGACCACGAACTTGATAGTAAAGCCAATGAACTCTTCATAAGGATCAGGGATGAAACCTACCTACCTGATCTCCTTAAAAAACTATGGGAAATTGAGGGAAGAAACAAGGTACATCAGCCCAGCAGGTTTGAGGTCATAATAGATGATCCTAAATCTGATTTTAAGGAAATGATTGTTCGTGATCCTCAAGAGGATATGAAAAAGAAGGTATATGATGCAATGTTTCGAATAATTCCTGAGGGCTTCAGGGTTATAGAACATAAAAATGATGGAGATATCCTTGCAATGACATGTTCTGATAGTTTAATTAAAAAAGAATGGCTTGATAAGACAGATGAAATGATAGAGGAGATGAAGGAATAG